In Rhinoraja longicauda isolate Sanriku21f chromosome 39, sRhiLon1.1, whole genome shotgun sequence, one DNA window encodes the following:
- the fbl gene encoding LOW QUALITY PROTEIN: rRNA 2'-O-methyltransferase fibrillarin (The sequence of the model RefSeq protein was modified relative to this genomic sequence to represent the inferred CDS: inserted 1 base in 1 codon; substituted 1 base at 1 genomic stop codon) translates to MYFQPRSKQPQHPSHRLCRGGGRGGSRGGFRGGFRVTVEPTGMKRAPSSSGVFICRGKEDALVTKNMVPGESVYGEKRIGVEEAEQKIEYRAWNPFRSKLAAAILGGIDQIHIKPNSRVLYLGAASGTTVSHVSDIVGPEGLVYAVEFSHRSGRDLINVAKKRTNIIPIIEDARHXHKYRMLLGMVDVIFADVAQPDQCRIVAINAHHFLKVGGHFVISSRXANCIDSTAPPEAVFAAEVKKMQQENMKPQEQLTLEPYERDHAVVVGIYRPPAKQKKV, encoded by the exons ATGTACTTCCAGCCTAGATCAAAACAACCCCAACACCCCTCTCACCGTCTCT GTCGTGGTGGGGGTCGCGGCGGAAGTCGGGGGGGCTTCCGTGGAGGCTTCAGGGTGACCGTTGAACCCACCGGCATGAAG cgcgctccctcctcctcaggGGTCTTCATCTGTCGGGGAAAGGAAGACGCCCTGGTGACGAAGAACATGGTGCCTGGGGAGTCTGTCTACGGTGAGAAGCGGATTGGCGTGGAG GAGGCAGAGCAGAAGATCGAGTACCGCGCCTGGAACCCGTTCCGCTCGAAGCTGGCGGCCGCCATCTTGGGCGGCATCGACCAGATCCACATCAAGCCCAACTCCCGGGTGCTGTACCTGGGGGCGGCCTCTGGCACCACCGTCTCGCACGTGTCGGACATCGTGGGCCCG GAAGGGCTGGTTTACGCGGTGGAATTCTCGCACAGATCCGGGCGTGACCTGATCAACGTGGCCAAGAAGAGGACCAACATCATCCCCATCATCGAAGACGCCAGGC CCCACAAGTACCGCATGCTTCTGG ggatggtggACGTGATCTTTGCCGACGTGGCCCAGCCGGATCAGTGCAGGATCGTGGCCATCAACGCCCACCATTTTCTCAAGGTGGGCGGCCATTTTGTCATCTCATCAAGGTGA GCCAACTGCATCGACTCAACCGCGCCCCCCGAGGCGGTATTTGCAGCCGAGGTGAAGAAGATGCAGCAAGAGAACATGAAGCCGCAGGAACAGCTGACGTTGGAGCCGTACGAGAGAGACCACGCGGTGGTGGTTGGCatctacag GCCTCCGGCGAAGCAGAAGAAAGTCTAA